The proteins below are encoded in one region of Rhododendron vialii isolate Sample 1 chromosome 7a, ASM3025357v1:
- the LOC131333415 gene encoding S-adenosyl-L-methionine-dependent tRNA 4-demethylwyosine synthase isoform X2, translated as MKMPTMPSPSAAAHLTLLALLSATTFYCFYKSRRLKNLPRNPNPNSPPKGKLFYLSQTNTSKILAHRLLDLLSSNDLPFDLVDPHNYEPEDLHKETLVLIVASTWEDGKPPPNGKFFADWLAESAEDFRVGSLLLSKCRFAVFGVGSLSYGENFNAVGKEFSKQMRALGAEEVLPLWEGDVDGGDLDEVFGAWSEKLVRVLNGGGLGNAAFGVGYGAKDESEYEMISDSDEEDGGENGGESGVVDLEDIAGKAPSRKSTTIVKSNGKLNGEKEMVTPVIRASLEKQGYKIIGSHSGVKLCRWTKAQLRGRGGCYKHSFYGIESHRCMETTPSLACANKCVFCWRHHTNPVGKSWQWKMDDPLVIVNSAIALHTKMIRQMKGVPGVKPERLMEGLSPRHCALSLVGEPIMYPEINSLVDELHRRRISTFLVTNAQFPEKIKMLKPVTQLYVSVDAATKENLKAIDRPLFGDFWERFLDSLKALKEKHQRTVYRLTLVKGWNTEDLDAYSSLFGIGNPDFIEIKGVTYCGSSATSKLTMENVPWHSDVKAFSEALAQKSKGEYEVACEHVHSCCVLLANASKFKIDGQWFTWIDYEKFHNLVASERPFDSKDYMAATPSWAVYGAEEGGFDPGQARYKKERHHKSSH; from the exons ATGAAAATGCCCACCATGCCCTCCCCCTCCGCCGCCGCCCACCTCACCCTCCTCGCCCTCCTCTCCGCCACCACCTTCTACTGCTTCTACAAATCACGCCGCCTCAAAAACCTCCccagaaaccctaaccctaactctCCGCCCAAAGGCAAGCTCTTCTACCTCTCCCAAACCAACACTTCCAAAATCCTAGCCCACCGCCTCCTCGACCTCCTCTCCTCCAACGATCTCCCGTTCGACCTCGTCGATCCGCACAACTACGAGCCCGAGGACTTACATAAGGAAACCCTAGTTTTGATCGTCGCTTCCACTTGGGAAGACGGGAAGCCGCCTCCGAATGGAAAATTCTTCGCCGATTGGTTGGCGGAGAGCGCTGAGGATTTCAGAGTCGGGTCTCTGTTACTTAG TAAATGTAGGTTTGCTGTTTTCGGCGTCGGGAGCCTATCGTATGGAGAGAACTTTAATGCTGTGGGGAAGGAGTTTTCGAAGCAGATGAGAGCGTTGGGGGCTGAGGAGGTTTTGCCTTTGTGGGAAGGGGATGTGGATGGGGGTGATTTGGATGAGGTGTTTGGTGCTTGGAGTGAGAAgttagttagggttttgaatggTGGGGGTCTGGGGAATGCGGCATTTGGTGTTGGGTATGGGGCTAAGGATGAGAGTGAGTATGAGATGATTAGCGACTCAGATGAGGAGGATGGGGGAGAAAATGGCGGGGAATCGGGTGTTGTAGATCTCGAGGACATTGCGGGAAAAGCTCCTTCAAGGAAATCTACAACAATTGTCAAGTCTAATGGGAAATTGAATGGTGAGAAGGAAATGGTGACTCCTGTGATTAGAGCTAGCTTGGAGAAGCAG GGTTATAAGATTATTGGTTCACATAGTGGAGTTAAATTGTGTAGATGGACCAAGGCACAGCTTAGAGGGCGTGGAGGTTGCTACAAGCACTCATTTTATGGCATAGAGAGTCATAG GTGCATGGAGACAACTCCAAGTTTGGCGTGTGCCAAcaaatgtgttttttgttgGAGGCATCACACAAATCCCGTAGGAAAAAGCTGGCAATGGAAGATGGATGATCCCTTAGTTATTGTGAACTCTGCCATAGCACTGCATACAAAAATGATAAGGCAAATGAAAGGAGTTCCAG GTGTTAAACCAGAGCGCTTAATGGAAGGACTTTCTCCGAGACATTGCGCCCTATCGCTTGTCGGTGAACCGATCATGTATCCGGAAATTAACTCACTTGTAGATGAGCTTCATCGGAGGCGTATTTCTACTTTTCTTGTAACAAATGCACAGTTCCCTGAAAAGATTAAGATGCTGAAACCTGTTACCCAG TTATATGTTAGTGTAGATGCTGCAACAAAGGAGAACTTGAAGGCTATTGATAGGCCACTTTTTGGGGACTTCTGGGAGCGGTTTCTT GATTCCTTGAAAGCTCTCAAGGAGAAGCACCAGCGAACTGTTTATCGCTTGACACTAGTTAAAGGGTGGAATACAGAGGACCTAGATGCCTATTCTAGCCTGTTTGGCATCGGAAATCCAGATTTTATCGAAATTAAAGGTGTCACCTATTGTGGATC gtcTGCTACATCAAAATTGACAATGGAAAATGTGCCCTGGCATTCTGACGTTAAAGCGTTTTCTGAGGCTTTGGCTCAAAAAAGTAAAGGGGAGTATGAGGTTGCTTGTGAGCATGTCCACTCATGCTGTGTCCTCTTAGCAAATGCCAGTAAGTTTAAGATCGACGGCCAATGGTTCACATGGATTGACTATGAAAAGTTTCATAATCTG GTAGCTAGTGAAAGACCTTTTGACAGCAAGGATTACATGGCGGCGACACCATCTTGGGCTGTTTATGGAGCGGAAGAAGGTGGCTTTGATCCAGGCCAAGCTCGATATAAAAAGGAGCGGCATCACAAGTCAAGTCACTGA
- the LOC131333415 gene encoding S-adenosyl-L-methionine-dependent tRNA 4-demethylwyosine synthase isoform X1, which yields MKMPTMPSPSAAAHLTLLALLSATTFYCFYKSRRLKNLPRNPNPNSPPKGKLFYLSQTNTSKILAHRLLDLLSSNDLPFDLVDPHNYEPEDLHKETLVLIVASTWEDGKPPPNGKFFADWLAESAEDFRVGSLLLSKCRFAVFGVGSLSYGENFNAVGKEFSKQMRALGAEEVLPLWEGDVDGGDLDEVFGAWSEKLVRVLNGGGLGNAAFGVGYGAKDESEYEMISDSDEEDGGENGGESGVVDLEDIAGKAPSRKSTTIVKSNGKLNGEKEMVTPVIRASLEKQGYKIIGSHSGVKLCRWTKAQLRGRGGCYKHSFYGIESHRCMETTPSLACANKCVFCWRHHTNPVGKSWQWKMDDPLVIVNSAIALHTKMIRQMKGVPGVKPERLMEGLSPRHCALSLVGEPIMYPEINSLVDELHRRRISTFLVTNAQFPEKIKMLKPVTQLYVSVDAATKENLKAIDRPLFGDFWERFLDSLKALKEKHQRTVYRLTLVKGWNTEDLDAYSSLFGIGNPDFIEIKGVTYCGSSATSKLTMENVPWHSDVKAFSEALAQKSKGEYEVACEHVHSCCVLLANASKFKIDGQWFTWIDYEKFHNLVASERPFDSKDYMAATPSWAVYGAEEGGFDPGQARYKKERHHKSSH from the exons ATGAAAATGCCCACCATGCCCTCCCCCTCCGCCGCCGCCCACCTCACCCTCCTCGCCCTCCTCTCCGCCACCACCTTCTACTGCTTCTACAAATCACGCCGCCTCAAAAACCTCCccagaaaccctaaccctaactctCCGCCCAAAGGCAAGCTCTTCTACCTCTCCCAAACCAACACTTCCAAAATCCTAGCCCACCGCCTCCTCGACCTCCTCTCCTCCAACGATCTCCCGTTCGACCTCGTCGATCCGCACAACTACGAGCCCGAGGACTTACATAAGGAAACCCTAGTTTTGATCGTCGCTTCCACTTGGGAAGACGGGAAGCCGCCTCCGAATGGAAAATTCTTCGCCGATTGGTTGGCGGAGAGCGCTGAGGATTTCAGAGTCGGGTCTCTGTTACTTAG TAAATGTAGGTTTGCTGTTTTCGGCGTCGGGAGCCTATCGTATGGAGAGAACTTTAATGCTGTGGGGAAGGAGTTTTCGAAGCAGATGAGAGCGTTGGGGGCTGAGGAGGTTTTGCCTTTGTGGGAAGGGGATGTGGATGGGGGTGATTTGGATGAGGTGTTTGGTGCTTGGAGTGAGAAgttagttagggttttgaatggTGGGGGTCTGGGGAATGCGGCATTTGGTGTTGGGTATGGGGCTAAGGATGAGAGTGAGTATGAGATGATTAGCGACTCAGATGAGGAGGATGGGGGAGAAAATGGCGGGGAATCGGGTGTTGTAGATCTCGAGGACATTGCGGGAAAAGCTCCTTCAAGGAAATCTACAACAATTGTCAAGTCTAATGGGAAATTGAATGGTGAGAAGGAAATGGTGACTCCTGTGATTAGAGCTAGCTTGGAGAAGCAG GGTTATAAGATTATTGGTTCACATAGTGGAGTTAAATTGTGTAGATGGACCAAGGCACAGCTTAGAGGGCGTGGAGGTTGCTACAAGCACTCATTTTATGGCATAGAGAGTCATAG GTGCATGGAGACAACTCCAAGTTTGGCGTGTGCCAAcaaatgtgttttttgttgGAGGCATCACACAAATCCCGTAGGAAAAAGCTGGCAATGGAAGATGGATGATCCCTTAGTTATTGTGAACTCTGCCATAGCACTGCATACAAAAATGATAAGGCAAATGAAAGGAGTTCCAG GTGTTAAACCAGAGCGCTTAATGGAAGGACTTTCTCCGAGACATTGCGCCCTATCGCTTGTCGGTGAACCGATCATGTATCCGGAAATTAACTCACTTGTAGATGAGCTTCATCGGAGGCGTATTTCTACTTTTCTTGTAACAAATGCACAGTTCCCTGAAAAGATTAAGATGCTGAAACCTGTTACCCAG TTATATGTTAGTGTAGATGCTGCAACAAAGGAGAACTTGAAGGCTATTGATAGGCCACTTTTTGGGGACTTCTGGGAGCGGTTTCTT GATTCCTTGAAAGCTCTCAAGGAGAAGCACCAGCGAACTGTTTATCGCTTGACACTAGTTAAAGGGTGGAATACAGAGGACCTAGATGCCTATTCTAGCCTGTTTGGCATCGGAAATCCAGATTTTATCGAAATTAAAGGTGTCACCTATTGTGGATC gtcTGCTACATCAAAATTGACAATGGAAAATGTGCCCTGGCATTCTGACGTTAAAGCGTTTTCTGAGGCTTTGGCTCAAAAAAGTAAAGGGGAGTATGAGGTTGCTTGTGAGCATGTCCACTCATGCTGTGTCCTCTTAGCAAATGCCAGTAAGTTTAAGATCGACGGCCAATGGTTCACATGGATTGACTATGAAAAGTTTCATAATCTGGTTG CTAGTGAAAGACCTTTTGACAGCAAGGATTACATGGCGGCGACACCATCTTGGGCTGTTTATGGAGCGGAAGAAGGTGGCTTTGATCCAGGCCAAGCTCGATATAAAAAGGAGCGGCATCACAAGTCAAGTCACTGA